A stretch of DNA from Malus sylvestris chromosome 9, drMalSylv7.2, whole genome shotgun sequence:
ACTGGGAAAAACTACCTTACCTGGGTAGTGGATGTCAATATCTATTTAGGGGCAGGGAATCTTGGAGAAACAATCAAGGAGGAGAACATTGCATCTTCTCAAGATCAGGCGAAGGTCATGATCTTTATCCGTTGTCACCTTGATGAAGGACTAAAAAGTGAGTACCTAACGGTTGAAGATCTGTTAGCTCTCTGGAAGACATTGAGAaacagatacaatcaccagaaaACAATGATTCTTCCCAGAGCTCTTTATGAGTGGATtcacctaaggatccaggatttcaagtcagtggctgagtacaattctgcgATGTTCAAAATTAGCTCCCAGATGAAACTCTGTGGGGAGACCATCACCGAGGAAGATATGCTAGAAAAGACTTTCACCACTTTTCATGCCTCAAACTTGCCTTTGCAACAGTAGTATAGAGAGCGAGGTTTCACTTAATACAACTAGCTGATATCTGTGTTCCTAGTTGCTGAACAAAACAATGAGCTCCTGCCGAAAAATCATCAGTCCCAACCTACTAGATCTACACCATTCCTAGAAGTGAATGCTATTTCTCTCGAAGAGAACGTCACATTCTCTGGTGGCCATAATCATAAATAAGGACGTGGCCACAGACGAGGATGGTGGAATGGGAAAGACAATAATCATGGTATCTTGTTTCACAACTAGGTTCCAAGGCATAATTTAGGCCTGAGCTTCAAAAATGTGAATCGCCACAAAGGTAAAGCTTATATGAATAATGCTCCCAGAAACTCTGAAGGAGCCTACTATAGATGGGTGGCAATGGTAATTGGGCACGTACTtgtcgtaccccaaaacatctggtGGATCTATATCAAGTCTCCATCAAGGAGAAGGGTGACGAGATCAATTTTCTCGACCAAGTTAAACCAatggatatacctgatccaGTGTGCGACTTATCAGGGCAGTTGAACATAACCTACCTAGATGTCTTAAACTTCATTGTGGAAATGGGGAATGAAGTATACCAGTCCGACTGAatcatttatgtttgatgtactgaacatacaatacttcgagatcgaaaTTATTTCTCAAGATTGATGCTTACAAAAGTaagggtaacaacaatatcaggccaatcagatgtaattgaaggctcaaggaaagcccagattatgttaccaaatagaacaatattgtccatacataATGCGTTGTACGCTACTTGatctactcgaaatttgttgagttttaaagatacGTTTAAATGTataccacattgaaacaaaaagtgcagaaaatgtggagtatctatgcattacctccaatgataccttgaagcgtATCTTAgagaagttgcatggtttgacgagtggattgtattatacatacataaagacagtttaatcacatactgtcatgattcaaaagtttacatgCTTTGACATGACCGTCTGAGTCACCTAGGATCTATCATGATGCGTAAAATCATTACCAATTCTAATgaacatccattattgagcaaaCACATTGATATCTCAATTAATAACTCTTGCAAGGCTTGTTAttaagggaagttggtaattagacaaTCACAACTAAAAGTTGATGTTGAATCCCTAGCATTTCTGCAAAGAATttaaggggatatttgtgggcctattcaaccatcttgtggaccattccaatattttatggttttgattgatgcatctacccgatggtcacatgtttgtctcttGTCTAATAAGAATGTAACTTTTgtgagacttcttgctcagataattaagttgcaAGCATAGTTCTCAGATTACCCCATTAAGTCAGTCCGACTTGATAACGatggtgaatttacgtctcaaacctttgatgattactgcatgacatTGGGCATTGATATTGAACAtcatgttcctcatgtccatactcaaaatggtttagtagAAGCATTGATCAAGCGGCTTTAGTTAATAGCTCGCattctgctcatgaaaacaaaattgccagtttatgcatggggacatgccatgttacatgctgcatcattgttttgattgagacctatagccaaccaccaatactcctcATCGCAACTCGTGTTTGAgcatcagccaaacatttcacatttgcGAGTTTTTTGTTGTACTATTTATTTGCCTATTGCACCACCAcaacgcactaaaatgggacctcagcgcaGACTCGAAATTTATGTGGATTTTGTTTCACCATCTATAATTAgctatttggaacccttgacagaTGATATGTTTACATCTCGTTTTGCttattgtcactttgatgagatagtcttcccatcgttagggggagaaaagaccgttctaGAAGAACGGCAAAAGCTGACATAggttgttcccaccttatctcattttgatcctcaaagcatttaatgtgaaaatgaagtaaaaatgatcgttcatcttcaaagtattgccaatcaaatgccagatgcatatAATGATGATATaaaagtgacaaaatcacatataccagctgcaaatgcacctgcaagaattgatgtccctgttagacaaaataaagtgacagcgaatgattcatctggtgcacacctgaagcgtggtagacccccaggttcaaaagattcagcccctcgaaAGGAAAAGACGAGGGCAcaactgaatccaaatgaaatcattcaagaagagaaaataaatgacaaatccacaattcatAATTCTGTacttttagaaaaagaaaatgtccttgatgagacatGTACCTGAAGAAACAAAGGTatatgaaagcaaagaaatctctATAAATTATGCTTGTACTAATGACTTGTGGGATcagaatgaaataatcatcaaCGACATATTCACATTCGCAGTAGCCACTATTAAGTGATGATCTTGAGgcccgctctgttgatgaatgcaaacagagacaagattggcctaagtggaaagatgcaatccaggcagaattaaattccttagaaAGGCGAAATGTTTTCGGACCAGTAGTCTAAACCCCGCCTGGTGTAAACCCTGTGGagtacaaatgggtattcacaaggaaacgcaatgaaaaaaatgagattggaaaatataaagcacgacttgttgcacaaggctttttgCAAAGACCTGAAATTGATTATGATGAGACATACTCTCCTATAATGGACGCAActacgttccgttacttaataagtttagtggtttcagaaaaacttgacatccgagttatggatgtcatcaccgcgtatctatatagagaattagatactgatatatatatatatatatatatatatatatatgaaagtcctaGAAGaacttaagttgcctgaaacaactaacaaaccacgaggtatgctcttaatcaaattaaggcgatcattgtatgggctgaaacaatctggacAAATGTGGTTGTAGACATCGAAaattcggtgaaataaatgttgaccaataattACAATTTTCGaacacgtgtcacataaatttttcacgtagcgtgtgactaaatgaaaaatcaaaataaattggAAAAGTATCAAataaggacacgtgtcaacacctggcagaaatgatttatttcatctgaatattatattcaaaattaggccttgaaaaactctataaatacaaggtcatttcattcattttaggaCACCAATTCATCaccaattcacatcacaccaaaaccttgaagatttgaaactctaaagctcccaagcaaatcccaaaGGATTAAGAAAGCTCCATCCGTTCTttgtcaaatcctcattcaagatcaagccccaacaacCCTTGAAGAAtgtccaccaattcaagatcaagccgtGACGGCCCTTGAACAAagtattcatcattcatcatctgttcatcctaagatcaagccccaacaaccctttggataaacaacatcaacaaatccacacatccgttcttcaagatcaagcccaaaagcccttaaagatccgttcatccgtTCATCCGTTCGTCAAGATCAAacctaacggcccttgaagaaaccatctGTACACCAATAttcatcctaaagatcaagccccgacagccctttggatcaacagcctatccacaaatcaacactttacgaagatcgaatcagatgctaaatttgtagaagagattgtaaccacaaaatcattaatacaaatattattttgtacacgtgttcttatcTTATTCATCACaggaattttcgtgtttacaaattcggcacgcccggtgggaccatctctatctctcatctctttctccgttcaaggaaaTCAAAGCACACAtttgaaaatcaaatggcatcaaggaaggttCAAGTGGTTCCCGCAACCAACGCGAAAAACAAGAGCGTCATCGCCGCAAGTGGTGTCACTTCGAGCATCATAACTCAAAGCAAGGCAATAGTTTTTTCTGCCGCTTCttccacctctgcatcaactttGCCAAAGGAGCAAGAGCACCCGAGGCATAAgcctgtgatcaccctggcctcgctaagggcaCCAAAggaggaaagcccaaggaagtaCTTTGGTTCCATGTTTTCGATGCCTACTTAAgcggcagttcagccatgcaagtcatgaccaccaAAACGACTTTAATCGATGAGCAActagctcaaatgaatgaagcgatcgcaaggctaacatggactgtggaagaaaaagtcttgcaaatcgctgcactcgtcaatCGATTGGAGGCACAGGATGACGAGAAACCCAACCCAAAGGTCAATCCCCTAAAGAGAGGAGCCGGTGAAGAAGATGAGCCTCCGGTAGAGAAAGTCGATATGAAGATGAAGctagaccaagcagcggcactcatgggatttttctatccagcagttgtcggagatgatcgccagcactatcaaggcgcagtacgaaggaagctcacatgactctgtactatactcaaagctttactccaagaagattgatgctttGAAGATGTTAAGGGGTTATCAGCCGCTAAAAttcatgcaattcgatggaaaaggaaacccaaagcaacatGTCACACATTTCATTGAAACCTACAACAATGCTGGAACGGAGGGAGACTACTTCGTCAAGCAGttcgtgcgctcgctgaaaggtaaCGCATTTGACTGGTACACTGACCTCGAGCCCGAATCTATCAACAATTAGGATCAGCTAGAAAATGAGTTCcttaaccgcttctacagcattCGCCGCACCGTAAGCATGCTAGAGTTGACTAGTACAAAACAGTGGAAGGATGAACCTGTCGTCaactacatcaatagatggcgttcgttaagtctggattgcaaagatcTGCTTTCTAAAACCTCCGCCATTGAGATGTGCGTTCAAGGAATGCATTAGGGGTTACACTATATCCTCCAAGGCATAAAACTGAGAATATTTAAAGAGCTGGCCACTCATTCCCACGACATGGAGTTGAGTATCACCTACCACTGAAAGAGAAAGCcgatcaccgacttcaagaaggataaggcgTTCGCCCCAAATGTAGACAAGACCGGGAAGAAGCCCGCCAAGAAAGCTTTTACCGTTAACACTACCCCCATCAAGACCTCATCTATGCCCATTAAGATCTCATCCAAGAACAAAGCAAAGGAGGTAAAGAGAGGCgagcctcctcgcacccaagacaggtataaaaacaccttgagggagcTGGAGCAAAAGAtgtacccttttcctgactcagatATGGCtgcaatgttagacgacttgttggaaaaaaaagtgatcgagctacccgaatgcaagcgtcctgaagagatgaatcgcgtaAATGATCCtaagtactgcaagtaccatcgtatcgtgagCCATCCTATTGGAAAATGCTTCATCCTCAAAGAACTCATCAtaaagctagcacaacaagggaaaATCAAGCTCGACCTTAAAGACATGGCCGTAACATCTACTATTACAATTACGTTTGGATCCTTagatcccgtgcctctccaagTGATACCCGACCATTCCCGTCAATGCTCAAACTGCATGAcaccttctgcacaaccatcaCTGGGGCAAACGACCAAGATGCAGATATCGAGgatgaagaaggatggacattggtgatctacaaaaagacaaggaaatcaaaaccacaagccacaaggccaaaGATGGAAGAAGGGAGAAAGCACTGTCGCCGCAACAGTAagaagcccaaaagaaacgtaaaacCTGCTAAGCCAACGTACGTTGGGGAACCtgtggagcaagagccacgcattcctgtttccttgcacgagtacttcccgaatgacttcttccaacagtgcactatcgctgcatgtcacatggtcgaagtagaaacggaagaaccttcaaaaggcaaagtcaTCGCCATCGAGGGAGAAATTACCCTTACACCCAAAGAAGGCCTGCtaacacactttagcatcgaggaagcgCTACGATTGCCAAAGGAGATGCGAAGAGCACTAGCAGCGGTCTTGGCAAGTCCCGAcgaccacgaagtgcaagaaagcaaggatGAAGGCTTGAAACTTCGACCACATGAGTATGCCACTTGTTGTGCTACCCAAGATGCAATCCACTTTACCgatgaagacttgctgctaggatccaagcctcacaatcATCCCCTCTTtgtctctgggtacgtaagggagcataAAGTTAACCGCATgtttgtggatggtggatcgaCCATAAACATTATGCcgaagtcaacaatgaccacaatcggcatcaaggtggatgaactatccctaagccgtctactaatccaaagttttaatcaaggaggacaaagagcgatgtgCATGATCCAAGTagagatgaccattggtgaactttaatcaagcacgatattccatgtgattgatgcaagaacttcctacagcCTGCTcctaggaaggccttggatccacggGAATGGAGTAGTGCCATCCACCctccaccaatgcttaaaattctatcGGGAATGAGTAAAGGTGATCCAAGGTGataccaagccattcaccgaagtGGAATCACActtcgcagacgccaagttctacatggacgAAGACATAGTGCCTGACGCTCTTCTAGAAGAGCTCAAATCCACGGGCAAAGCAGCATCTAAAAAGCAGGaatggcaagccatgcccaagaatCAAGAATGGCAAGCCGTGCCATTTTTAGGCAAAAACGATGACGAGCCTtttaaacctgcaacaaccaaaaGGACTAGGACGCCTTCAAAAGGACCAAACACACCCGTATTCTGATGCATCTCgtttcaagaagaaagaatggccaATTCCCGTTCAAAACTGGAGCAAGCAAAGCTGACATACAGTGGCACAAGGATAATGTGAAGTTGCTCAAAACgaatgcagttttacctctgacacagctaggcgaCGCTAAGGTTGCAGGACTACCACAACGCTTCATAAAAGCTCTGCCAAAGGGagtggaaccaagctttcttccaaccaagagaaccgaagaaggttttgatgcAAACACCTACAAGCTCATGCGAAGGCTGGGTACGACTTCGCTTTTTCTTCGAATCctggaaagaaggtttcaaacaccgttAACGACAAAGAATGTGACCTCACTGAGACTCCAAaaaagttgaagaagcatggttacgaaatcgacaacaacaaagctggacttggcttcacaccaaatgcacccgtgaagatttcaagcaaagcgaaaaatgctagcactcaacacatcagcgtgagcattgaacaagatcaagagAAACCTAAATCCGCCCCTCGGACGTCATTCTTTGATATGATGAATCGTTCAAGGCCCAGAATTTTGGCATTTAATCGCATTGGTGGTCAGGACCAAACCTCTGTGTTCAAGAAGCTTAACCAACCAACATCCCAAAACTCTGTTTTCGAAAGATTGTCAAAACCTAATAAACAAAGCAACATGGCTAGCTATCTTCTGCGACGGTCAGCTTTGGAGAGGCTTGAAGACAATAAGAAGCctttgaaaaaaatgaagacaacgccaaaagaagaaaagctaGACGAGCTAGCAGAAAAAGGCGACATTCGAAGCTctattccttcaaggatgaagcgccaagcaatcttAGAGGTTGACACAATTGGATCACTGAAAGTGAGAAGACGCATCATCATCCACACTGGCCAATCTTCACGCCAACAAGCCCGAAAGGATGGCTCTGAGGAAGAGGTCTAAGACGTCTTCtacatcacaatccaagaaggCAAAAAAGACGAAATCCCGGAGGAAGACGTCACTGCCGTACCACCACAACTTGAGGATGGGTGGCAAGccacggttgatgatctcaaggagctcagCTTAAGCACAAAAGAGAAGCCGAAGCCTATCTTCGTAAGTGCGCTGCTAAGTATGAATGAGACAGAAGAGTATTACCAACTGCTGCTAaagtacaaagacgtctttgcttggacctacaaggaaatgcctGGCCTTGACCTTGTCATTgttgtgcatcatcttgcagtcaagcccGAAATACGACCGATAAAGCAGACTCAAAGGCTCTATTGATCGCAGCTTATCCCACAAATTGAGgctgagattgacaagctaatcgaatCAGCCTTTATTCGAGAAGTGCAATACCCTAGGTGGATCTCCAACATTGTCACTGtctttaagaaatctggacaaatacgtgtttgcgtagacttccAGGACCTCAACGATGCTTGCTCGAAGGACGACTTCCCCTTGCATCAGGTGTTTCATCTCCAACCTTACAGGGtgttgtcaaccgttcagtcgactcatgaagaatgATGTTCTGTTCATATGGGAcgaagcatgccacaatgcttttgaaagcataaaaaaatatttatcaagtccacctgtcctgggGGCGCCTGTGCCCGGAAAACagctcatattgtacatcgaTGCTCAGGAAAGTTCAATTGGAGCACTCTTCGCacaagagaatgaatcccaAAAAGAAAGAGCGCTCTACTACCTCAGCCGAACTCTCACCAGCgccgagttgaactactccctaATAAAAAAGATGCGTCTCGCCTTGGTGTTCGCTATACAAAAGctcaggcattacatgcatgcttacaccatccacctggttgctaaagctgacccaatcaaatacgtcatgtctaAACCAGTGttgacagggcgactagctaaatgggcgttgcttctcaatcaatacgagatcatatacgtcccagctaaagcgGTCAAGGGATAAGGGCTAGCAGATTTCCTTACCAATTatccaatcccagccgattggaaaatctcagacgacttgcttGACGAGAAGGTGTTTATATCGACATCTTtccgacatggacgatgttctttaacggatctgcacgagcagacggagcagGGGCAGAAGTAGTATTCATGTTGCCACATAGGCAAATATTACCTTATTCCTTCCAACTAAGCGAactatgctccaacaacgtcgttGAGTACCAAGTACtgatcatcgggctccaaatggcgatcaacatgggAATCACAACCCTTGAGGTATTtagcgactccaagctcataatcaattgactcttaactgaatatgaggtgaggaaaaATGATCTCGTCCCATACTTCTGACTGGCAACCCAACTGCTACAAAAGTTCAAGACTGTGACcctagaacatgtgccaagaaaagaaaatcaaatggcagacgctctcgccaacctagcctcgagtATGGCACTAAGAGAAGACGAAGCTGCAGACGTGCCAGTTTGGCAAAAATGGGTGATCCCGCTCGTCACTGAAATGCTActggatgatacaaatgtcatctcagtacttccagtcgatgCTGAAGAGTGGAGACAGCCGCTGATCGACGACTTGGAGCATGGAAAGCTTCTAGATGATCCTAAACACTGCTCTGAAATACGTCGATGAGCACCTCGTTTCCTCTACTACAAAGGAACACTCTATTGACACTCTTTTgaatgagtacttctgagatgcttcggtgaggaagaagccaatcaagctaTGGAAAAAGCACACTCAGGTGTATGTGGGGCGCATCAGTTTGGACCgaagctacatttccagctcaaaaggaTGAGTTACTACTGACCAAGCATGGTGAAAGATTACCTAAAACATgtcaaaaggtgccaagcctgccaattccacgccaacttcatacatcaaccgcctgaaccattacaccctacagctgcctcatggccattcgatgcatggggattggatgTCATAAGACCAATTATGCCAAAGTCATTTGCAGGAGAAACTTACATTCTAGCtacaacagattacttctccaagtgggctgaagccatacctcTAAGGGAAGTCAAAAAGGAAACTGTCGTCAGTTTCATCAAGGAACATATCATCCACCAATATGGTATGCCTCACTACATTATCACTGACAACGaaaaacagttctccaaccgactcaTGGACGAGTTTTGCAAGAAaaacaagttcaagcagcataagtcttccatgtatcatgctccggccaacgaTCTTGCGGaaacattcaacaaaacattgtgcaagctcctaaagaaggtgatcggccgaacaaagagagactggcatgaaagaataagcgaagcactttgggcatataggacgacatataggactcctacccaagctacaccTTATTCTCTCGAATAAGGCATGGAAGCTGTTCTACTGCTTGAGAGTTAAATTCCCTCACTAAGGATGACTAttcaagaaggcttgactgacgaagagaatgcaaagttacGCTTTCAAGAGCTTGAAGCGTTGGATGAGATAAGGCTTGAAGCTCAGCAACACTTGGAATGTTATCAAGCATGACTCTCCAAggccttcaacaagaaagttcaccctcgttcttttcaaataggagatctcgtccttgcattgcgtaggcctatcatcacaactcacaaaacaaaaagcaagttcacatcaaagtgggattgACCTTATgtaatacaagaagtctacaccaatggcgtatacttaatcatggcaatagacggcttgaagatcggccATATCAATGATAGATTCTTCAAGTGCTACTACCCCTAAAACAAACG
This window harbors:
- the LOC126633997 gene encoding uncharacterized protein LOC126633997, with product MTNLTNLDFVVLDITGKNYLTWVVDVNIYLGAGNLGETIKEENIASSQDQAKVMIFIRCHLDEGLKSEYLTVEDLLALWKTLRNRYNHQKTMILPRALYEWIHLRIQDFKSVAEYNSAMFKISSQMKLCGETITEEDMLEKTFTTFHASNLPLQQ